A single window of Crassostrea angulata isolate pt1a10 chromosome 8, ASM2561291v2, whole genome shotgun sequence DNA harbors:
- the LOC128160018 gene encoding fibrinogen-like protein 1, whose translation MAAIVVICTVLIYAVLVAQCQVYVFEHIEEHEQRISVLESSTANATTCCSTLKKENGLLKNQNQQLMTMMQNLSLQVLLLQQKVDSLTAVPSTPLAPPTPPPPMTTVSTQQTTTPSTTTTAATLPRDCADWAAKGETLSGEFEINIEGTTKQVYCDLDHDGGRWTVIQRRRDASVDFNRNWTDYRDGFGDINSEFWLGNEIIHKLTSAGNNVLNIKLMDWTGTIVYAQYSGFSLDGESKDYTLHVGTYSGTAGDSFNYPQSSLLSHYNHRFSTPDHDRDNSFMNCAQILKSGWWFNSCYSSNLNGDFLKGVPYGPKTNGEVAGQPTLEGTGIEWYPWKQKQYSMAHVEMKIRPV comes from the exons ATGGCCGCAATTGTTGTGATATGTACAGTTCTCATATATGCTGTGCTCGTAGCACAATGTCAGGTCTACGTATTCGAACACATCGAAGAACACGAGCAGAGAATCTCCGTCCTCGAATCCTCCACTGCGAATGCCACGACATGTTGTAGTAccttaaagaaagaaaatgggTTGCTTAAAAACCAGAACCAACAACTGATGACCATGATGCAGAACCTATCTTTACAGGTTTTGCTTCTTCAGCAGAAGGTGGACTCCTTGACAGCTGTTCCAAGCACCCCCCTGGCGCCACCAACACCACCCCCGCCCATGACTACGGTCTCCACCCAACAGACCACCACCCCGTCAACTACAACAACAG CTGCTACACTACCACGTGACTGTGCTGATTGGGCCGCCAAAGGGGAAACACTGAGCGGGGAATTTGAAATTAACATAGAAG GAACGACAAAACAAGTTTACTGTGACTTGGATCATGACGGTGGACGGTGGACGGTCATTCAGCGTCGCCGGGACGCTTCAGTGGATTTTAACCGGAACTGGACCGACTATCGTGACGGATTTGGCGACATAAATTCCGAATTCTGGCTCGGCAACGAGATCATCCACAAACTGACTTCCGCCGGAAATAACGTCCTTAATATCAAACTGATGGACTGGACTGGTACCATCGTCTACGCTCAGTACTCGGGGTTTTCTTTGGACGGAGAATCAAAGGACTATACACTCCATGTCGGCACGTACTCAGGAACGGCAG GTGACTCCTTTAATTACCCACAATCCAGTTTGCTGAGCCATTACAACCACCGGTTCAGTACCCCGGATCACGACAGAGATAACTCATTCATGAACTGTGCGCAAATTCTCAAGTCGGGATGGTGGTTCAATTCCTGCTACAG ctCCAACTTGAATGGGGATTTCCTGAAGGGGGTACCCTACGGACCAAAAACCAACGGGGAGGTTGCAGGACAGCCTACTCTTGAGGGGACAGGCATTGAGTGGTATCCATGGAAACAGAAGCAGTATTCAATGGCCCACgtggaaatgaaaataagaccaGTCTAA